The Zingiber officinale cultivar Zhangliang chromosome 2A, Zo_v1.1, whole genome shotgun sequence genomic sequence AAATATTTGCATTTTGCTCTTTGGACAAAAACATGTAATCAGCTTGGCTTAGCTAGGCAGCTAACTTCTGATCTTACTTGTAGCTGTCATCAAATGCCCCGAAGTAAACCTTGCTTGTTGGAGGAAATGCAGTTGCTCCTCTACTTGGCTTTTCTTTGAGCTGCTGGAAATGTAGTTTGTTAAGCTATTTAAACTCAGTGGAGGATCGGTGAAAACGCTAGAGTAGGGGAGAATTGTGAGTgtcgttttttttttgtttttcaaaacttGTTTTATATATCTTTTCAAAGTAAGGCAGCGAAATATAATACAAACACAAGAACATACTttgttttttatttagtttacagCCTCCAATTGCTAGTCTAAGGTCCGCGACCTTTGATTGATGAACAATCCAATGAAAGATCTCCTTATCCGAATACAATTCAAAGACGGAGATTTGTCTCTTTTAAAAGAAGTGGGGGGTCGTAATAAGCTTATCACCCGTTAGAAATTGCACAAagacaaataaaaaattacaagttATACTAACAAAAATAATCTTTGAAGTTGAACACGATTATTCGGATTAGCACGTCGGTGTTGCATTGGAAATTTGGAGCAAGACGAAAATAGAAGTACTTGAAAATTGATTGAGAAGCCTCAGCTTGAGGGCTTCTTTTATAGACTTGGATTGGTCTATCGATCCATCTTATTGGTATACTTATTGCTTTAAAAATCGAATCCAAGTCCGATTGATTGATTTACCAATCCCTAGGATCGATCTATCAATCTAGttgttcctgtcgggaagctgagaagacgaacctgtctgtgtgacgtgtctggaatgttgaccgcatctcaaTGACCCGAATAGTGGGTTGTCTCCGGTGTTGACCTAGTCGTCCGATGTCTTCTGGTCAACACTACTTGTAGCCAGCAACCGGgtcgccccggtctctggtaccccgataCTCAAGGCGGGTCCCATGAATATATAAGTAGTTGACTAATGATAGAACTAAATAAATACAAGACGAGTACGGTGACATACCCTGTCTCCggaggggcgccctcggatggatcggtgagctggtcacGCTGCTAATCGAGCCATCACGACCCCGAATGAGTAGATGAATATGAACCAGCTAAGGAGTCAGCTCTGCGGGCGACGACATGGAATCTGGTGCAACATGGATCCAGAAGACGGCATGCAGGCTGAAACATGACAATGACACCCAGGCTGAAATACCACAACGGCTCGCAGGTCGACATACGGCGCGTAGGCCGGATAATACCAATAACTCagcggctcgatggccggaacaCAACACACAAAAGCAAAATACCAGTCATGGAGGTCGTGGGTCTGCCGACGGTGGATGTGGAATCGGAGGGCGGCGGCAGCTACCGGCGGCGACGGCAGTGGCCGCTGGGCTCGGTGGCTGTGGCAGCAAGCGGGGAGTGAGCGTTAATGACAGAACTGATGATACAAGCTTGGAGGGCGCCGGGCGAAGTAGGCAGCTACCCGCTCGGGGGAGGAGCCAAAAGGGGAGGCGAGCTCGGAGGTCTCGGGCAAGAGGTCATGGCCCTCGGAGAACTGGTCAGCAGCGACAGTCTCGATGCAGCAGGGAAGGGGGCCGAGGGGGCGAAGTCCGCGAGATTCCACGCCAAGG encodes the following:
- the LOC122043649 gene encoding extensin-like — encoded protein: MPLPSARDPPSMMSPPPCSGDLSALVASLHAPPPPPSTPPHPLRPRRQPRNQEAPPANGGQTFSHLRFPLPPRSQPRTAAPLAWNLADFAPSAPFPAASRLSLLTSSPRAMTSCPRPPSSPPLLAPPPSGHRAQRPLPSPPVAAAALRFHIHRRQTHDLHDCLHAVFWIHVAPDSMSSPAELTP